Proteins encoded by one window of Dreissena polymorpha isolate Duluth1 chromosome 11, UMN_Dpol_1.0, whole genome shotgun sequence:
- the LOC127851570 gene encoding uncharacterized protein LOC127851570 → MQNKESDFGVRRASNKKRYQNLQSIMQIPENFTELSIRMFDALDDSGAGKETVLERRRTYLRREHIEKIALQLQGRNYECFHFGSQSEGTTTPGLQSDIDFLVSSNRINIMTIWEDWKAGFQNLLMLHDNTTPPQQYLLQVIGVYTPEPVTSLTVDRLVRKDSGQILLSAERWKNNIAYETRDEGEATTNGPSVSWVPNWDIVYAFHVRKPLPEIQHWIDRCRGKHWPPVQLLEAARIAPCFLVPAGHPDSDYKREEWRLSPNLIERMLMFSFNMTQIKCYIVLKLIKKSLFANIVGDAFTSFHCKTIMFFTIERTHPSLWCEHNLMFVLLLCLHVLRRWLRLGRLPHYIIEGVNLFDEKLSKLLQKRFLVYIDSLIRNNLQDVFCIGIDNIGCRLQACSMRHTVQAGELRGVFLHNSIRLLLKFECLDRLNIALTVIKHVQSSSHSTFEHELKYLTRNCFENSTNAMSKNAALELIKHFYAFQISVQSSYYLRLQNVLDSENIRRVQYSLNSDVASSRLKFASMLYCSGHLQAAVRVLEDVERRYHSKVKAVCAFIGIEGERDLKVFANMLAGNKEEGISEPPFVSCVRFVRQESYCTPAILLFEMNRNKTEEEVAQRNYVDKLWMDSAEVDARPFLHYLQYLTYGGLGESDNQLQALRALESCMYDIRNKLNLYHKETALNLLGHCYEMEGDYAGALHYYEWSLRCHRTNNAANWHILRIMRLISG, encoded by the exons ATGCAGAACAAG gaaagcgATTTTGGTGTCAGAAGAGCGTCGAACAAAAAGCGTTATCAAAACCTTCAATCAATCATGCAG ATTCCAGAGAATTTCACAGAATTGTCTATTCGGATGTTTGACGCACTTGACGACAGTGGAGCTGGGAAGGAAACTGTATTGGAGCGGAGGAGAACTTACTTGCGGAGGGAGCACATTGAGAAAATAGCACTTCAACTACAAGGAAGGAACTATGAGTGTTTTCATTTCGGGAGCCAGTCGGAAGGGACCACAACTCCCGGTCTCCAGTCTGATATTGATTTTCTAGTAAGTAGCAACAGAATCAATATCATGACCATCTGGGAAGACTGGAAGGCTGGTTTTCAGAACCTTCTGATGCTCCACGACAACACCACTCCACCTCAACAGTACTTGCTACAAGTCATCGGAGTCTACACACCGGAACCAGTGACCAGTCTGACCGTTGACAGGTTGGTAAGGAAAGATTCTGGGCAAATACTGTTAAGCGCTGAAAGATGGAAAAATAACATCGCGTATGAGACTAGAGATGAAGGGGAGGCAACTACAAATGGGCCTTCTGTGAGTTGGGTGCCTAACTGGGATATTGTATATGCATTTCATGTACGCAAACCTCTTCCTGAAATACAGCACTGGATAGACAGATGTAGAGGTAAACACTGGCCACCTGTTCAGCTTCTCGAGGCTGCACGGATAGCTCCGTGTTTCCTGGTACCAGCAGGACATCCAGACAGCGATTACAAGCGTGAAGAATGGCGACTGTCTCCAAACCTGATAGAACGAATGTTGATGTTTAGCTTCAATATGactcaaataaaatgttacattgttttaaaactaatcaaaaaatcattatttgctaACATTGTGGGGGATGCTTTTACAAGCtttcattgtaaaactataatgtttTTCACAATAGAAAGAACACATCCTTCTCTGTGGTGCGAACACAaccttatgtttgtacttttgcTCTGTTTACATGTATTAAGGCGATGGCTGCGATTGGGAAGGCTACCACATTATATCATAGAAGGTGTGAACTTGTTCGATGAAAAACTCTCAAAGTTGCTGCAGAAACGCTTTTTAGTGTATATAGACTCGTTGATAAGGAATAACTTACAAGATGTATTTTGTATTGGTATAGATAATATAGGATGTCGGTTACAAGCGTGTAGTATGCGGCATACTGTACAGGCTGGAGAACTAAGAGGTGTATTTTTACATAACAGCATCAGATTACTGCTGAAGTTTGAGTGCTTGGACAGATTGAACATAGCGTTAACAGTTATCAAACATGTACAGAGCAGTTCTCATTCAACCTTCGAGcatgaattaaaatatttaacacgCAATTGTTTTGAAAACTCAACGAATGCCATGTCAAAAAATGCTGCTCTTGAATTGATTAAACACTTTTATGCGTTTCAAATTTCAGTTCAATCATCTTACTATTTGCGACTACAAAACGTTCTTGACAGCGAAAATATTAGGCGTGTCCAATATTCCTTAAATTCGGATGTAGCTTCTAGTCGCTTAAAGTTTGCTTCTATGCTATACTGCAGTGGTCATCTTCAGGCGGCAGTTCGAGTGCTGGAGGATGTAGAGAGGAGGTATCACAGCAAGGTCAAGGCTGTGTGTGCATTTATAGGTATAGAGGGAGAAAGGGATCTGAAGGTGTTTGCTAATATGTTAGCAGGTAACAAAGAAGAGGGAATTAGTGAACCACCATTCGTATCCTGTGTCAGATTTGTAAGGCAAGAATCGTATTGCACTCCTGccatattattgtttgaaatgaatcgcaaTAAAACCGAAGAGGAAGTGGCACAAAGAAATTACGTTGACAAACTATGGATGGACAGTGCTGAGGTGGATGCCCGTCCATTCCTACACTATCTGCAGTATCTCACGTATGGAGGACTTGGTGAAAGTGATAATCAGCTACAGGCATTAAGAGCCTTGGAGTCTTGTATGTATGATATAAGAAATAAACTCAACCTGTATCACAAAGAGACAGCACTCAACTTGCTGGGGCATTGTTACGAAATGGAAGGAGACTATGCAGGAGCGTTACATTACTACGAGTGGTCGTTGCGTTGTCATCGTACAAACAACGCCGCTAACTGGCACATCCTGCGTATTATGCGTCTCATAAGTGGTTAA